Part of the Lolium rigidum isolate FL_2022 chromosome 6, APGP_CSIRO_Lrig_0.1, whole genome shotgun sequence genome, ACTGCGGCGTCTGTGCGCAACCGGCTAACAATTTCGCGTCGGAAATCACAGACGTGGGCTAGAGTTCCTGGCTCGGAACCTTTGATTTCAAGGATGAAGCTCGCGCGCGTACGCTGCCGCCTGGCGGTTTGGCCGGCTGCACCGAGTCATGAATTTCCCGGAAATTTAGTCCCAGAGTGAGGCGGCTTGCGTCGGTGGAGGAGCAACAACGGCACTCCGTCGCAGAGGTTGACGGGCGCGCCTTCGCTGGGTGGAGGAGGCTCCACCCTGAAGACGTGGAGTACGAGAATTCCTTCTAGGCGTAGAAGAAGGCGATGAGGAGGACGGCGTGGGAGCTAAAGAGGGCGATGAAGGCTTTCGCGTAGGCGGAGCACGACAGTCTGTCGCCATGGATTTCGACGGTAATCGTTGGCTCGACGTGCTCGAGACGATAGAGGAAGACACCGACAGCGATAGTTATGACGAGTGGGATTAGGTTTTAGTTCGTGTTTCGTCTCTAGTAGTATGAGTGTGTCAATGAACTTGTGTGTTTCTGTTTGTGCTTAATTAGTCTGAATTTTTCTAAACTGGTGTGTAAGTGCTAAATAAGTGTGCTTGTGTTGCCAAAAAAATACAGTAACTGGCCAAAACCTCTGTATTTTTTTGGCTGATTGTGCTGAAGCGCTCTACAAGCAATTGAAAAGACTAGGCCTTTTTTTAGTAGCTGCAGAAGGGAGCCAGCAAATTTCTAGTTTTTACCAACAGTCATTCTCCAATGTAGTAGCAGTGttcttttgacaaaaaaaaaatcgtaCTCTTCATCTAGCATTTGAACGTTTTCAAATTACAAAAGGGTACTTGTCTTTTAGTGACACAGTAGGTGACGGAGGTAGCAAGCAACCGGAGTTGTGCCGTGACCCCGGTCAAGAGgaagcaaaggctgaggcaacaaCGGCGAACTCGGGTTCGTCCTCATGCATGCCATACTTGCCCAGAATAACATCCGGCCCCAGCGCGACCCCCTCCTGCAGCTCCGGCGCCGGCTGGAGCAGCTGCAGGTCAGCCCCGGCGACGATCACGTGGACAGGATCAAGGAGCTTGCCGGCGGCCTCTCCAACGTCTACTTCCCTGGCATCAAGTACGGTGCCACCATGCTCCTCAGCTGCCTCAGGCTGGGGGCCAAGGGCGGCGCCGGCCGCTTCGCGTACTTCGCATACTCCAGTATGAGGGGATTCTTCCGCTTGTTATTGCCGTTGCGGTTTTTCTTCTGCTGATGCAGTGGTAGGGTTGTGGCCGCAagttctccgcctgcgtcgtcggcAGCGGCAGTGTGAGTGCTGGCGATGGAAATCATCTTATCCAGGGTCAACTTTTGGTCATTGTATAGGCACTTTAGCTTGTGCCGGAGCAAACCTCCCCTCTGCAAACCACCCATGGAGGCTGGTATAGCTGTGCAATTATCTacattctcgcactcgtttcttgtCTCTAATCACCGAGTAAGATATTCTCGAGGGGTTTCAGTCTTCTTCTGAACACAAGCTCTTAGATCACTGGCCTggaaggtctcttgtaggtgactATCTTCATGTCGAACCAGTAAAAGATGGAGTTTTCCGGGAGATCGCTGAGCCAAGTCCCGGCTAGACCAACAAGGTACAAATGGAGCATGCGACATGCCATGTTTGGGGTCCTTCCGGCAAAGCTGACCGCATTGAAGTAGTCATCGATACAGGTATCGGGCTTCtctgtgccatcataatgcttcaagtttccgggtagtTTGAGGTTCAAGCCTTTTGGTGTTTGCTCCTCCCGGTTCATCTTACCAAAGCACTTCGGGCCAATGTATCTAATCCTGTATTCGTTGATATGTTCCCGCGCGTCACGTGAGTTCCGCCTATGATCAGGGGATTCTGAGCGGGAGTGTgacctccggcctccgcctccacctcctccattgGGTGGTGGTGACGTAGATCCGTGTGGGGGCCAGCGAGGCCTCTTGCTTCCGCCGTAAGACTCTCCGCGAACCTCCTGGCGGTGCTGACTCCGGCTGcggtggctgccttcgccatcaCGGCGGCTGCCTCCGTCAATCCAGGATTGCCATGGCTCAGGTACGCGTTCCTCGTTCCAGCTCCTACGGGGTTCAATCGCGCGTTCCTCGTTCCGGCTTCTCTGGGGCTCAAtgttgtcgcggatattgattccgccaggcccatggggtctggtgtttccggcaGGACTTCATCGACGAGGAGGCAGAAGAGCGTGCTGGTTCCGGGGTGGTGATGGGTTTCGGTACTTGTCCTTGCCAGAGTACATCGGATCCTTTTCCTTGTTCTTCCCTGCTGGAGGGCTATCCGAAGGTATGGGATTTGATTTGGATGTTCTTTGGTCTTtattctgcgctccgtggatccggtgcgcgattggtCGTCACGGCGCTCCTTGCCCGGGGCGTTCTTCTGCTCTGTGGATACGCATgcttccgggttggattccaacctgcacgaagtatctgccttgctctgttgctgcaTTGTTGTCGCAACGAGTGTGCGAAGGTGTTCAATATCGATCTCCACATCGCTTTTGGCCAGGAGCTCTGCGGccatcttcatgttatcctttggagttgctagAGGTTTTGGTTGAGTTGcgctgtcaaagttgatgttgcgAGGGCGGATAGCTTCTCGTCGCATCCTCTGTGCCTCTTCCATCGTTTCATTGACTTTAGCCTGCCACTCCTCGGCGTGCTTCCTGGCATCCAATAGCGCTTTGTTTGATTCATCCCAGTTTTTCCTGGTCCTGTCGACTAGTCTTTTGGTGTCCACCTTCTCCTGAAGAACTGAGGCGGAAATCTTGACTATGTCATCGGCTTCTTCTATGAGTTTTACTCGCGTTGCTTCCAGGGCTACCGGATCCACCGTTCTGGTATGATGGGGGTTGTCAGACCATCTGGTTTCTGAAGGTGCTACCTTTTTTCTCCGGCTACCTGTATGAGCTCTTCGACATCTATCCCTTCGCCGAACCTTAAGCTCGGACCCTGCGATGGCTCCGGCGTCTCATGAGTACAAGACCGCGGCGGTGCCTCCGGCTCAGCCGTGGCTGGGATGGCTGCGCTGGCGGTAGTCTTGTAAGTTTCATCATCCTCGTCGTTGTCAACTCCGGTTAAGGTCGGGAAGACTTGCTTTGGCGGAGATGACTCGCCGCCAGCATCTTCTACATCCTCCAATGCTTTGCAAAACGCTTCGTACGAAGTTGTAGTTGACACGTCTTCGGAGAGCGGGTTGAGGCTGTCAAGAATTGACTCGTCGTTGTCTCCGGCACCCTCCTGGTGCTCGGAGTTGTTATTGTTATTGTTGTCACCGACATGCTTTGCTTGCACGGGTCTAGCGGCTTCCTCTGGAGGGGCGGATCCGGGTTTGTGCGCAAGGAAGTGCACAAAGTGACACATttccttctctaacacctgggaaacccaggcggatctgcattggtcttccaccgtagttTCCTGCTTAGGGGCGGATTAGGTGGGCTTTGAATTTTCCAGATCTATGgtagaatcttccttaggaagttgctgcatctcagatcggatctttgcgACTGCGTCTTGCTCCATGGCGGTCGCatctgcgttacttaccagtgcgttccaatcggaatcgacggtctcaccGTGAAGATGTGTATCCCACCGAtcaggacgatggagagcttgacggggtcggtcctagccggaatccagcactcacccCGAGGGATGACCGGAAAGTCACTGGCGTACAGGACACGCCCCACCACGATGGAGTCATTGAAGCTTCCCACGGTGAAACCCTCCCGGTTACGGCCTCCATACGCcgttggccccacggtgggcgccaactgtcgttgcctattcgacggtaccccggaggagggatcctcacgaaggggggaagaagtaggggccataggacggagagcactcgggacggtggtatgcaatttacccagcttcggaacaccttctTGAGGACATGGCCTACTGCTTTATGGCATAAGACTCTGACGACATGTTTCTTCACTCATTATCGGATTTATAGGTGTTGAGTGGTGGTTTCGGGTTGTGTGATATATACTCTTGGCAGATCTTATttgaaaaaatagaaataaaaaccgtatgcatcgattgatgcagaggctagctTCGTCTTTTAAAAAATCGGTAAGTTATGGTCTTTAAACCATAATTTTGACCTTTTACTTGTTTTGAAGCGAATAGTCATACTTAGTCATCTATCGGTCATGCACCCAAGGTTATCTTCGTTTGAAACCACCCTCCGTTTAAGTTTATAAAGTTTGAATAAGTGCATAGGGAAAAGATATCAGCATCTACATCACCAAACGCATACATGATACAAATAATATTGACTTCGGGACAATATGGTTAGCATTTTAGCTCTATTATTTACTCAAATATCTatagacacattttagtatatTCATATATGTGAATTAGATAAATGTGTGACAACTAATTCAGGACAGAATGAGTATGTATGCTCGTTCGTTCTGGAGATGAATTTCTAGTATGTAGTAGTCGGTGCACAAGTGAGCGAAGTGAGTTTCTACATTTTCCCAACTTTTTTTCAATGGTGCATGATGTCCTAATTTCTAAGGTCATTCTCCAATGTTCTACCTGCATTTGAACTCTAAATCTATAGTAGCATTTGAACGTTTTCAAATTGGAAAAGTAGACTTGTTGTGCGTGACCCTGGTCAAGAGGAAGCCTAGCCACCTGCAAAGCCAGCAGCTTTTACCTACGGCTGGCTGCCATTGGGAACACGACACGTGCCCTTTCCAGCTCTACTTTGCTCCTCAACTCACGCCTCTCTCACGAACCTCTTTCACTCTTGTCTTTTCCTTCTGCCCAAACTCATCTCCGAGAGAGAGAAGAGCGGCGGCCATGGCTGGACAGGTGAGTGAGAAGGAGCTATGGACCGTCCTCATGCAGGCCATGCTCGCGCAGAAGAACCTCCGGCCCCAGCGCGACCGCCTCCTGCAGCTCCGGCGCCGGCTGGAGCAGCTCAGCCCCGGCGACGCCGACCACGCGGACAGGAACATGGAGCTCGCCAGAGTCGCCGCCGACCTCTTCCAGGTCTGTTACAGCGGCCTCGGGGCCGGATCCCGCCTGCTCGGCAGCTGCATCGAGCTGGCGGCCAAGGGCGGCGCCCGCCTCGCCATCAACCGCGCCTTCGCCGCCATGCCCGACGAGCAGCTCCACGACGCGCTCGTCGCGCAGCGGCTCCCCGCGCGCCCGACCACCCAGACCGAGGCCTTCTCCCGCGTCGAGGCGGCCTTCAACGCCGTCAAGGTCACCGAGGACCACCACATCCCGCGCTGCATCGAGCACCTCGTCGGCCAACGCCCCGTCTACATGGTCCACGGCAAGAACGGGCTCGCGAAACCGGCCCCGGTCGCCGCCACCCCCGTGAACCTGGACAAGGCGCGCGACTACCTCGACCGCGCGTGCGCCCTCGCCGGCCTCGCCGTCAAGCACATCGACCTGGCCGTCCTCGTCATCTCCAGCTTCATGGACCCCAAGGAGGTCGCCAGCCTCTCCGACTTCACCGACAAGCGCGCGTACATCTCTGAGGTACTGCCCCCTCGCATTGCGTCTGCTAGGTCTGATAGTGTTTCTCCCTTgatttgcatcaaacaatccattcaTTTTCTTTCCTTCACCGCAGGATGGACCTTATCCATCAGACTGAGTGATGATTCACCGACATGCTTCACCTGGTCGAGAATGTCAAGCGATGAAGGGGGTGGGATCCCTTGCATTCTTCATCAAAGCCGTTTAATTTACCTATGATTCCTGTTTTGCAACCTTATAATTTCAGTTCCTGTTCTGCTACTATCCATCTACTTTTCTGCTGGACGGCCGTCTGCCGTGGTTATCTTAGCTGGATTCCGGTTAATGTAATGAACCTGCATCTATCTCTGTGGGTGATCGAACTGCTTTAATCTTTCTGCGATTGATCGCTGCTTCTGTGATGTCGTTTGCTCTGATCAGTGGATTTCTATCGATAACATGCATCCTCAATTTGGTAAATTCTTTTTCTGCATTATTCTGGTTGCGATCGAACGATGATAACCATAATTGAATGCCAGGTATCATTCATGAAAGGTCTTGATCAGGTTGTGATCGATGATGATTACCAAAGAAAACTGTAGTACCCAATCGTGTTCAGAATGGCGTAACAATGTCTAAGCTTCCATGATAATATGGCAATCAAGTGCACGTTGCATACTTTGATTATTCGGGAGCTGCAATATTAACTAAGAGCATTCCCACGGGCGTCTTCCAAATTGGTCTCGACATGTGCGCCGATAGTGTTGTTATATTGGGAGCGTTAGCACCTGCTTGTCAATTTGGGGAGAGAGGTTGCACACACAGGTGAATTTCATTTGTGTATAAAGTTCGCCAAATTTAAACTACAAGATGGTAAAATACTGTAATATAATGACTACGGTCAAACGCGCTAAAGTCCAAGTTGTCGGcaccgtcgccgccatcgtcttcctccaaGCCGAAGTTGAAGTCGTCCTCCGCTCCATGATGGCGAAGCATAGGTCACTCACAAACATTTATTGTACCATTGGGATACGACTCCTATCTATCATATGACTATCTACACCAGTTGCATAATCCAACATGAGTTACAGTGAACACGATCATAATAGAACTGCTACTAAAGGAAATGCAACTTTGCTCTTTGATGGAGCCATTGTCATTGACATCGAAAAGCTTCATCATACCCTTGTTCTTGACATGGCATTTGTCGTTTAGATAAAATAGAAAAAATGTCAGGATGGATATAATTAAGCACCACCATATTTATTCAGCATTTTTAAGCATAATAATATCAAATGGGGTGGACAAGTGTCTAGTACAACTACAATAAAATGCTATTTGCAAGACAGAGATTTGAGATCTGATTTTATATCTCCGACTTGCGAACTGGATTTTTTGAGTAAGTGAGTGCAACTACAATATGCAATTGAAGCATTTGTGCACAAGAAATATCCATTAATTTTAGTCTTATCATATTTCGGACAAAATCACAAAAGTTTATTCCGTCCACAACAACCCGCATGATTAAACAAAAAGCTTGACAATGAATTAGCAAAAGAAATAGTGCAGTCAAGGGTTTACAGCTGATCAACAAAGTGAGATGCACTCATGCACACACGATTAATATCATGGACTGCTAACCTAGGATCAGAACAGATGGCGCCGCAGAAAATATATATTAATTAGAACAGAGCATCTCAtagttttcagttttgaaattcgCTTTAGAAAGCAGCTTGACAATGACTTTTACAGACGTAGCAATGCAATCAAGAGTTTTGTGCTCAACAAACTGAGGACGCACACGCGATTGATATCATGGACTGCTAACCTGGGATCAAGAAAATTGGTGCCACAGAAAATGATTAACTAAATAGAACAGAGTATCTAGTTTTGATCGTCCTAAGATAAGATGCAGAAAAACATTGCATTGCATTACCTCTAATGGCGCTAAGATGGGCACCAAAGTAGTCCAGAAAATACAGGAAACATGAGCAGATAAAGTAATTCAGGGCTGATGAGACCTAGCTGATTGATTTGGCTTGGGTTAACAATGCAAGGGATCCCACCGCTTCATCGCATGACAGCGTCGATCGACGAGGTGAATCAGTGAGCAAAACAAGCAGCTACTTGGTGTATGCGACACTGTCGGCGAAGGCAGAGATGCTGGCGACCTGCGCTGGGTCGAGGCAGCTGGAGATGGCGGTGACGGCGAGGTCGACGTGCTTCAGGGCGAGGTCCGCCAGGGTGCACGCGTGGTTGAGGTAGGTGCGAGCCTGGTCCATGTCGATGATCGCCGCCTCCGGGGTCTCGCCGCCGGTGGCCGGGTTGGAGAGGTTGGTCTTGCTGCTGTCCTGGGTGGGGTCGGTGGCGACAGCGTCCGGGTCGGTGAGGGCGATCTTGGCACACTCCTCGGTGCCAGCAGCATCCGGGTCCGCCAGGACGGTCTGGCTGCCCTGCTGCGAGGGCTCcgtgtgggcggcggcggcgcccgggtCAGAAAGGGCGATCTTGGCGATGTccttggtggcggcggcgaccgggtCCGGCAGGCCGAACTCGGCGGCGTCCTGCAAGTACTCGTCGTCGGTGTCCGGGGGGGCTGACTTGGAAAGCCTCGTCGTCCaactcctcctcgtcggtgtcggCGCACTTGGGGTGGCCGAGGTGGTCGATGCAGCGCGTGAGGCAGTACCTGAGGTTGAGGGTGACGGCGTAGAAGGCGGCCTCGAGGCGGGCGAAGGCCTGGGCCTGGGAGACGGGGCGGCGGGGCAGGCGCAGCGCGAGGAGGCGGGCGAAGAGCTGCTCGTCGGAGATGACGGCGAAGTCGAGCGGGAGGGAGGGGGGCTCGCCGCTCTGGGCCGTCATAGTGAGGCAGGCGGTGAGGTAGCGCGCGCCGGCCTCCAGACCCTCGCAGTAGACGCGGATGAGGCCGGAGacgacctcctccggcggcgcGTCGGCCTGGGTCGGCTGGAGCTGGAGGTGGAAGTGCAGGAGACGCTCGCGCTGGGCTCGGATGTTCTTGGCGGCGCACTTGGCCTGCACGAGGATGCCGCCCAGCTCCGTCTTGGCCACCCGTCCTTTCATGGCGCACGGCCGcagcttcttcctctctctcagtGTCGGGGAGAAGACGAGACGGTGGCGTCGTGGCGAAGTTGGGAGCTTTTGCTCTTCAGGCTAATGGAAAATGGGATCCGAGGCGAAAGAGAGTGGGGTGAGCAACGTGTCGCTCGCCGAATGGAATACAAGTCAGTCGCAACAAGAAACTCCTGCTGAAAGCAGCGCTACAAGACAATTCCTTTGCAGGCGATGTTCTCGGACTGAGGTCTTCAGGCTGGGCTCACCGCAGTGCATCGTCTTTTTCTTGCTTTGACCGCGCTGCCACGGGGATTCGCGTGCTGCACAAggctatttttttaaaatatgtgTTTTTTCCAGAACCAGAAATATTGcatgtttttgaaaaaaaaagacaTTGAGGCGTTGGTAAAGAGAAACCAGACATGGCCCGGTTGGCCTTGACGAACCCAAGAATTTAGATTCCTTTCCCCTCGCCCACGAACCAAGCTGGTCGGTCAAACCCGATGAGCATGTGTCGGCCTGGCGTGACCAACGGGGGCAGGTCGGCTCGGGCGAGCCCGGTAAGGCGATAAGTTTTCATGTACGGGATTAAAACGCCCAACGCTTCCCTTTATCTTCCTCCTCTCTCATTTCTCTCGTTTTCGCTCTTATGTTCGAAGGC contains:
- the LOC124665737 gene encoding uncharacterized protein LOC124665737, coding for MAGQVSEKELWTVLMQAMLAQKNLRPQRDRLLQLRRRLEQLSPGDADHADRNMELARVAADLFQVCYSGLGAGSRLLGSCIELAAKGGARLAINRAFAAMPDEQLHDALVAQRLPARPTTQTEAFSRVEAAFNAVKVTEDHHIPRCIEHLVGQRPVYMVHGKNGLAKPAPVAATPVNLDKARDYLDRACALAGLAVKHIDLAVLVISSFMDPKEVASLSDFTDKRAYISEDGPYPSD